CTACGGGCGGATGTGCCCGATCGAGACGCCGGAAGGCCCGAACATCGGCCTGATCTCGTCGCTGGCCACGTTCGCGCGGGTCAATCCCTACGGGTTCATCGAGACCCCGTACCGCAAGGTCCGGGACGGCCGCGTCACGCGGTCGATGGAATACCTCACCGCGGACGACGAGGAGAAGTACACGATCGCTCAGGCGAACGCCAAGATGAACGCCGAGGGCAAGCTCAGCGAGTCGCGCGTCACCGCGCGGCACGGCAGCGCCATCGTGCTGGTGCCGCCGGACAAGATCGATTACATGGACGTGTCGCCGAAGCAGATCGTCAGCGTCGCGACGGCGCTCATCCCGTTCCTCGAGCACGACGACGCCAACCGGGCCCTCATGGGGTCCAACATGCAGCGCCAGGCCGTGCCCCTGCTGCGCACCGAGGCGCCGCTCGTCGGCACCGGGATGGAGCACCGCTCCGCGGTGGACTCCGGCGCCGTCCTGGTCGCCCGGGAGACCGGCGAGATCGCCAGCGTCGCCGGCGATCAGATCGTCGTGAAGCCGGACCGCGGCAAGGAGCGGACGTACCGCCTCGTCAAGTTCCAGCGGAGCAACCAGGGCACGTGCATCAACCAGCGGCCGGTGGTCGAGGTCGGCGAGCGGGTCCAGGTCGGCGACGTGATCGCCGACGGGCCGTGCACGGACCAGGGCGAGCTGGCCCTCGGGCACAACGTGCTGGTCGCGTTCATGCCGTGGGAGGGCTACAACTACGAGGACGCGATTCTGATCAGCGAGCGCCTCGTGCAGCGCGACCTCTTCACCAGCATCCACATCGAGGAGTACGAGGTCGAGGCCCGCGACACGAAGCTCGGGCCGGAAGAGATCACGCGCGACATCCCCAACGTCGGCGAGGAGGCGCTGCGCGACCTCGACGAGCGCGGCATCATCCGCATCGGCGCGGAGGTGCGCAGCGGCGACATCCTGGTCGGCAAGGTCACGCCGAAGGGCGAGACGGAGCTGACCGCGGAGGAGCGCCTCCTGCGCGCGATCTTCGGCGAGAAGGCGCGCGAAGTGCGCGACACGTCGCTCAAGGTGCCGCACGGGGAGAAGGGCAAGGTCGTCGCGGTCAAGGTCTTCGCGCGCGAGAGCGGTGACGAGCTGTCGCCCGGCGTCAACCAGCTGGTCCGGGTCTACGTCGCGCAGAAGCGGAAGATCACCGTCGGCGACAAGATGGCCGGCCGGCACGGCAACAAGGGCGTGATCAGCAAGATCCTCCCCTCCGAGGACATGCCGTACCTGCCGGACGGGACGCCGGTGGACATCGTGCTGAATCCGCTCGGCGTGCCGTCCCGGATGAACGTCGGCCAGGTGCTGGAGACGCACCTCGGCTGGGCCGCGCAGCTGCTCGGGTTCTACGCGGAGACGCCGGTCTTCGACGGCCCGCGCGAGAACGAGATCCGCGATCTTCTATCGAAGGCTGCGGAGACGGACGGCGGCGGGCGGGTGCACGTCGACGAGACGGGCAAGGTGCGCCTCTACGACGGACGGACCGGCGCCCCGTTCGATCAGGAGGTCACGGTCGGCCAGATCTACATGATGAAGCTGCTGCACCTCGTCGAGGACAAGATTCACGCGCGGTCCACCGGCCCCTACTCGCTGATCACCCAGCAGCCGCTGGGGGGCAAGGCCCAGTTCGGCGGCCAGCGGTTCGGTGAGATGGAGGTCTGGGCGCTCGAGGCCTACGGCGCCGCGAACACCCTCCAGGAGCTGCTCACGGTCAAGTCCGACGACGTCGTGGGGCGCGTTAAGACGTACGAGGCGATCGTCAAGGGCGAGAACATTCAAGAGCCGGGCGTGCCCGAATCCTTCAAGGTCCTCGTCAAAGAGCTGCAGAGCCTCTGCCTCGACGTCAAGGTCCTGAGCGAGGACAAGAAGGAGATCGAGCTCAAGGAAATCGAGGAAGACATCGCCGAGACGGCCCGTGCCCTCGGCATCAACCTCGAGGGCGAGGAAGCCCTCGTCGAGGAGTATTAACGCGATGCAGGACGTCAACAACTTCGACGCGGTCAAGATCGGGCTGGCCTCCCCCGACCAGATCCGCCAGTGGTCCCGGGGCGAGGTCAAGAAGCCGGAGACGATCAACTACCGCACGCTCAAGCCGGAGCGCGACGGGCTGTTCTGCGAGCGCATCTTCGGCCCGACCAAGGACTGGGAGTGCCACTGCGGCAAGTACAAGCGCATACGCTTCAAGGGGATCGTCTGCGACCGGTGCGGGGTCGAGGTGACCCGGGCCAAGGTGCGCCGCGAGCGGATGGGCCACATCGAGCTCGCGGCGCCCGTCTGCCACATCTGGTACCTCAAGGGCGTGCCGAGCCGCATCGGCCTGCTGCTCGACATGTCCCCCCGGGCCCTCGAACGGGTTGTGTACTTTGCCGCCTACGTCGTTACTGATCCGGGGACGATTAAAGGCCTAAGCCGGGGACAGCTGCTCAGCGAAGCCGACTTCCGCGAGCTGCGCGAGAAGCACGGCACGGCCTTCCACGCCGGCATCGGCGCGGAGGCGATCAAGGAGCTCCTGCGCGAGCTCAGCCTCGACCAGACCCAGAAGAAGCTGCGCGCGGAGCTCAAGACCGCGGGCGGCCAGAAGCGGATGAAGATCCTCAAGCGGCTGGAGGTCGTGGAGGCCTTCCGCAAGAGCGGCAACACGCCGGACTGGATGATCCTCGACGTGGTCCCGGTGATCCCGCCCGACCTGCGCCCGATGGTGCAGCTGGACGGCGGCCGGTTCGCGACGAGCGATCTCAACGATCTCTACCGCCGGGTGATCAACCGCAACAACCGGCTGAAGCGCCTCCTCGACCTCGGCGCGCCCGAGATCATCGTGCGCAACGAGAAGCGGATGCTGCAGGAGGCCGTGGACGCCCTCATCGACAACGGCCGCCGGGGCCGCCCGGTGACGGGGCCGAACAACCGGCCGCTCAAGTCGCTGTCCGACATGCTGAAGGGCAAGCAGGGGCGGTTCCGCCAGAATCTGCTCGGCAAGCGCGTCGACTACTCCGGGCGGTCGGTGATCGTCGTGGGGCCGAACCTCCGGCTGCACCAGTGCGGGCTGCCCAAGGAGATGGCGCTCGAGCTCTTCAAGCCGTTCGTGATGAAGAAGCTCGTCGACCGCGGGCTCAGCCAGAACATCAAGAGCGCGAAGCGGATGGTGGAACGGGCGCGGCCCGAAGTGTGGGACGTGCTCGAGGAGGTCGTGCACGAGCATCCGGTGCTGTTGAACCGCGCCCCGACGCTCCACCGCCTGGGGATTCAGGCGTTCGAGCCGGTGCTCATCGAGGGCAAGGCGATCCAGGTGCATCCGCTCGTCTGCACGGCCTACAACGCCGACTTCGACGGCGACCAGATGGCGGCGCACGTGCCGCTCTCCGCGGCCTCGCAGGCCGAGGCGCGCGTGCTCATGCTCTCGGCGTACAACATCCTGTCGCCGGCCTACGGCCGCGCGATCACCTCCCCCACGCGCGACATCGTCTTCGGCTGCTACTACCTGACGCTGGAGCGCCCGGGGGCGAGGGGCGAGGGCAAGGTGTTCAGCCGGCCCGACGAGGTGGTGCTCGCGTACGAGAGCGGCGTGGTCGACCTGCACGCGAAAGTCAAGGTGCGGCTCAGCCACGACGGCGAGCTCGTCGAGACGACGGTCGGCCGGGTGATCTTCAACGAGGCCATCCCGGAGGAGCTGCGGTTCATCAACGAGATCTGCGACCGCAAGATCCTCTCGCAGATCGTCTCGGAGGCGTACAGCCGGCTCGGCTCCACCAAGACGGTCCAGCTCCTCGACAGCATCAAGGATCTGGGGTTTCATTTCGCGACCGTGAGCGGCAGCGGGATCGCGCTCTCGGACATCGTCATCCCGAAGGAAAAGGAAGAGATTCTCGCCAAGGCCGACAAGGACGTCGACGCGATCGACACCCAGTACCGGCGCGGCCTGATCACCGACGAGGAACGGTACCTCAAGACGATCGACGTGTGGACCGAGGCCACGGAGACGATCACGCGGAAGATGCTCGGCACGTTCGACCCCTTCAACCCGCTGTACATGATGGCCCAGTCGGGAGCCCGGGGCAACATTCAGCAGATCCGCCAGCTCGCCGGGATGCGGGGGCTCATGACCGACCCCAGCGGGCGGATCATCGATCTGCCGATCAAGGCGAACTTCCGCGAGGGCCTGACGGTGCTGGAGTACTTCATCAGCACGCACGGCCAGCGCAAGGGGCTCGCGGACACGGCGATCCGCACGTCCGAGTCCGGGTACCTGACGCGCCGGCTGGTGGACGTGGCGCAGGACGTGATCGTCCGCGAAGACGACTGCC
This portion of the bacterium genome encodes:
- the rpoB gene encoding DNA-directed RNA polymerase subunit beta; amino-acid sequence: MKGKTASPKPRTRAATARRAGKAKPAAMRLTVKDNLRGPLQRPAARPAGTGRPKLTRTIVLDTKAERAPVALLQAPPPTPPSHSSSRTVRGLGEVRVSRRGRRSRVSFAKIQDVLDVPNLVEIQRESFKWFLRDGIREVFNEISPIKDFTGNLELHFAVGRRRRGAAQESENGDLTLDFDGYRFEQLKYSVEDCRERDYNYSAALKVQVRLVIRETGEVKEQEVFMGDFPLMTEQGTFVINGAERVVVSQLVRSPGVYYSMSPDANGHLLPTATVIPHRGAWLEFEIDANSIVYVRIDRTRKLPVTVLLRALKYGDDDAILKLYDQDNAIKVTLAKDETKTADDALLGIYRRLRPGDPPTIESARTLLNTLFFDPRRYDVGRVGRYKLDKKLGFKPEPTPGPEGRVLRSKDIVEIIRYLLALKNGQGRPDDIDHLGNRRVRSVGELLQNQFRIGMLRMERVIRERMTIQDTAAITPQVLINIRPVVASIKEFFGSSQLSQFMDQTNPLAELTHKRRLSALGPGGLSRERAGFEVRDVHTSHYGRMCPIETPEGPNIGLISSLATFARVNPYGFIETPYRKVRDGRVTRSMEYLTADDEEKYTIAQANAKMNAEGKLSESRVTARHGSAIVLVPPDKIDYMDVSPKQIVSVATALIPFLEHDDANRALMGSNMQRQAVPLLRTEAPLVGTGMEHRSAVDSGAVLVARETGEIASVAGDQIVVKPDRGKERTYRLVKFQRSNQGTCINQRPVVEVGERVQVGDVIADGPCTDQGELALGHNVLVAFMPWEGYNYEDAILISERLVQRDLFTSIHIEEYEVEARDTKLGPEEITRDIPNVGEEALRDLDERGIIRIGAEVRSGDILVGKVTPKGETELTAEERLLRAIFGEKAREVRDTSLKVPHGEKGKVVAVKVFARESGDELSPGVNQLVRVYVAQKRKITVGDKMAGRHGNKGVISKILPSEDMPYLPDGTPVDIVLNPLGVPSRMNVGQVLETHLGWAAQLLGFYAETPVFDGPRENEIRDLLSKAAETDGGGRVHVDETGKVRLYDGRTGAPFDQEVTVGQIYMMKLLHLVEDKIHARSTGPYSLITQQPLGGKAQFGGQRFGEMEVWALEAYGAANTLQELLTVKSDDVVGRVKTYEAIVKGENIQEPGVPESFKVLVKELQSLCLDVKVLSEDKKEIELKEIEEDIAETARALGINLEGEEALVEEY
- the rpoC gene encoding DNA-directed RNA polymerase subunit beta', translated to MQDVNNFDAVKIGLASPDQIRQWSRGEVKKPETINYRTLKPERDGLFCERIFGPTKDWECHCGKYKRIRFKGIVCDRCGVEVTRAKVRRERMGHIELAAPVCHIWYLKGVPSRIGLLLDMSPRALERVVYFAAYVVTDPGTIKGLSRGQLLSEADFRELREKHGTAFHAGIGAEAIKELLRELSLDQTQKKLRAELKTAGGQKRMKILKRLEVVEAFRKSGNTPDWMILDVVPVIPPDLRPMVQLDGGRFATSDLNDLYRRVINRNNRLKRLLDLGAPEIIVRNEKRMLQEAVDALIDNGRRGRPVTGPNNRPLKSLSDMLKGKQGRFRQNLLGKRVDYSGRSVIVVGPNLRLHQCGLPKEMALELFKPFVMKKLVDRGLSQNIKSAKRMVERARPEVWDVLEEVVHEHPVLLNRAPTLHRLGIQAFEPVLIEGKAIQVHPLVCTAYNADFDGDQMAAHVPLSAASQAEARVLMLSAYNILSPAYGRAITSPTRDIVFGCYYLTLERPGARGEGKVFSRPDEVVLAYESGVVDLHAKVKVRLSHDGELVETTVGRVIFNEAIPEELRFINEICDRKILSQIVSEAYSRLGSTKTVQLLDSIKDLGFHFATVSGSGIALSDIVIPKEKEEILAKADKDVDAIDTQYRRGLITDEERYLKTIDVWTEATETITRKMLGTFDPFNPLYMMAQSGARGNIQQIRQLAGMRGLMTDPSGRIIDLPIKANFREGLTVLEYFISTHGQRKGLADTAIRTSESGYLTRRLVDVAQDVIVREDDCHTTSGVEMTPVVDGSQTVVSLADRIAGRVAAEDVLAPRSKKVLLEAGQEIDQTAAEAVEEAGVTSVVVRSVLACKTRFGICAKCYGRNLATGKLVEIGEAVGIIAAQSIGEPGTQLTMRTFHTGGVAGFDITQGLPRVEELFEARRPKGQAVIAEIDGKAALSESKGNRIITLAGRDDEREYPVAYGVRVRVADGDRAAAGDQLTEGSVNPHDILRIKGLAAVQGYLVQEIQSVYRSQGVDINDKHIEIIVRQMLRRVKVEEPGGTEFLPGELVDVFALEEQNATAMASRKEPATARPVLLGITKASLATESFLSAASFQETARVLTDAATKGKVDPLLGLKENVIIGKLIPAGTGMQRYRSVKVAVEGLT